A genomic region of Catalinimonas niigatensis contains the following coding sequences:
- a CDS encoding alpha/beta hydrolase, producing MTSHIQHVNFDYRAPYYTSGKLTSDKLWFVFHGYGQLAPFFIQKFDFLEKDVLIVAPQGLSHFYLQGTSGRVGASWMTKENRQLAIQNYISYLDHIYSQLTQGMKLSSHHITVLGFSQGVSTLIRWLVYSEMEFDQLIMCAGSFPDDIDLSVSKRVFLDKPCYYLYGDQDPYIKPGSIEQLDKKFHQYGLEVDFRRFEGKHEISRDLLEELA from the coding sequence ATGACATCCCATATACAACATGTTAACTTTGATTATAGAGCTCCCTATTACACTTCTGGTAAATTAACTTCAGATAAGCTATGGTTTGTATTCCATGGCTATGGCCAATTAGCACCTTTCTTTATTCAAAAGTTTGACTTCCTAGAAAAAGATGTTTTGATAGTAGCTCCTCAGGGCTTATCCCATTTTTATTTACAGGGTACAAGTGGTAGGGTAGGAGCTTCCTGGATGACGAAAGAAAATCGTCAACTTGCCATTCAAAATTATATCTCCTATTTAGACCATATCTATAGTCAACTGACTCAAGGCATGAAATTATCCTCTCATCATATTACTGTGCTGGGCTTCTCTCAGGGCGTCTCTACGCTGATACGATGGCTCGTATATTCAGAAATGGAATTCGATCAATTAATCATGTGTGCAGGTTCTTTTCCAGACGATATTGATTTAAGTGTATCAAAAAGAGTGTTTTTAGACAAGCCTTGCTATTACTTGTATGGTGATCAAGATCCTTATATAAAGCCGGGAAGTATTGAGCAGTTAGACAAAAAGTTTCATCAATATGGATTGGAAGTTGATTTCCGGAGATTTGAAGGTAAGCATGAGATATCACGAGACTTACTGGAGGAACTTGCATAA
- the recA gene encoding recombinase RecA has product MSDQSEKLKALQLTIDKLDKTYGKGSVMRLSDERVVDIPAISTGSLGLDIALGIGGIPRGRVVEIYGPESSGKTTLAMHCIAEAQKQGGMAAIVDAEHAFDKSYAEKLGIDTENLLISQPDNGEQALEIAEHLIRSGAIDIIVIDSVAALVPRAELEGEMGDSKMGLQARLMSQALRKLTGAINKTKCSCIFINQLREKIGVMFGNPETTTGGNALKFYASVRLDIRRIGQIKEGADNVMGNRTRVKVVKNKVAPPFKVVEFDIMYGEGISKVGEILDLGVEMDIVKKSGSWFSYGTEKLGQGRDAVKNILLDNPELMGEIERKIRATINGIPLEGKADTDPKEKKADKAELSTTSEES; this is encoded by the coding sequence ATGAGTGATCAATCAGAAAAATTAAAAGCTTTACAGCTTACCATAGACAAACTAGATAAGACCTACGGAAAAGGTAGTGTCATGAGGCTGAGCGATGAACGCGTAGTAGATATACCAGCCATTTCTACTGGTTCTTTAGGTTTGGATATTGCTTTAGGCATTGGGGGCATTCCAAGAGGGAGAGTAGTTGAAATTTATGGCCCAGAATCATCAGGTAAGACTACTTTAGCCATGCACTGTATTGCCGAAGCCCAGAAGCAGGGCGGTATGGCAGCCATCGTAGATGCAGAGCACGCCTTTGATAAAAGCTATGCTGAAAAATTGGGCATTGATACTGAAAACCTGCTGATTTCCCAACCTGATAATGGAGAACAAGCTCTTGAGATTGCAGAACACCTTATCCGTTCAGGTGCCATTGATATTATAGTGATTGACTCTGTCGCTGCCTTAGTACCACGCGCCGAACTTGAAGGAGAGATGGGGGATAGCAAAATGGGATTACAGGCACGCCTGATGTCTCAGGCATTACGTAAGCTTACCGGAGCTATCAACAAAACCAAATGCTCATGCATTTTTATCAACCAGTTGCGTGAGAAAATTGGTGTTATGTTTGGTAATCCAGAAACCACTACAGGTGGTAATGCATTGAAATTTTATGCTTCCGTACGCCTGGATATCCGCCGAATAGGTCAGATCAAGGAGGGGGCCGATAATGTAATGGGAAACCGTACTCGGGTAAAAGTAGTAAAAAATAAAGTAGCTCCTCCTTTCAAAGTAGTGGAATTTGACATCATGTATGGAGAAGGAATATCCAAAGTAGGAGAAATCCTTGATTTAGGGGTAGAAATGGATATTGTGAAAAAGTCAGGTTCCTGGTTTTCTTATGGTACTGAAAAATTAGGTCAAGGTAGAGACGCTGTCAAGAATATTCTGCTGGATAACCCTGAACTGATGGGAGAGATAGAACGGAAAATAAGAGCTACCATTAATGGTATTCCTTTAGAGGGGAAAGCAGATACAGATCCAAAGGAAAAGAAGGCGGATAAAGCTGAATTGAGTACTACAAGTGAAGAAAGTTAA
- a CDS encoding aminopeptidase: MILRLHMGKKITGGITVILLLLLVWQYELVAYGLGQAKGQIKIIWNARPIKEILEDSYVADSLKQKIKLTQEIRDFAIDSLGVNDSDSYKSVYDQKGKPVLWVVTACEPFSLEDKKWNFPVLGSVSYKGFFEYEKALQEKAIWDAQGYDTGVRTVSAWSTLGILDDPIMSELLFRSEGELANTIVHELTHATLFVKNDLKFNENLASFIGSEGARAFLQYKYGKNSTAYQQYIYYQHDHKLFAEHMLKGVQRLDSLYKSFSPDMSREKKQLLKENKIRSILSEAKVLNFKQERYRNLSEKLLQRDSLPNNTFFKGYVRYQSTVSSLEKEYNEQFKGDIKAYLLYLKQKYGT; the protein is encoded by the coding sequence ATGATATTGAGACTTCATATGGGAAAGAAAATTACAGGCGGAATAACCGTCATTCTTTTGCTACTACTCGTTTGGCAATATGAGTTGGTAGCCTACGGTTTAGGACAGGCTAAAGGACAGATTAAAATCATTTGGAACGCTAGACCAATAAAAGAAATACTGGAAGACTCTTATGTAGCAGATTCTTTAAAACAAAAAATTAAGCTTACACAGGAAATCAGGGATTTTGCTATTGACTCATTAGGCGTCAACGATTCGGATAGCTACAAGAGTGTGTATGACCAAAAAGGGAAACCAGTACTTTGGGTAGTTACGGCCTGTGAGCCTTTTTCATTGGAGGATAAAAAATGGAATTTTCCCGTCTTGGGAAGTGTCTCTTACAAAGGTTTTTTTGAATATGAAAAAGCACTTCAGGAAAAAGCCATATGGGATGCTCAGGGCTATGATACGGGTGTACGTACTGTAAGTGCATGGAGCACACTGGGTATTCTGGACGATCCTATTATGTCAGAATTATTGTTCAGGTCAGAAGGAGAATTAGCTAATACGATAGTGCATGAGCTTACCCATGCTACACTCTTTGTCAAAAATGACCTCAAGTTTAATGAAAACCTTGCCTCTTTTATTGGGAGTGAAGGTGCCAGGGCTTTTTTGCAGTATAAGTACGGGAAAAATTCTACAGCATATCAGCAATATATTTACTATCAACACGACCATAAATTATTTGCAGAACATATGCTAAAAGGAGTACAGCGACTGGACAGTCTGTACAAGTCATTCTCGCCAGACATGTCAAGAGAGAAAAAGCAGCTACTGAAGGAAAATAAAATTCGTTCTATTTTGTCCGAGGCCAAAGTGCTTAATTTTAAGCAAGAGAGATACCGTAATCTTTCAGAGAAACTGCTACAGCGTGATTCATTACCTAACAATACCTTTTTTAAAGGCTATGTGAGATATCAATCTACTGTCTCTTCTCTCGAGAAAGAATACAACGAGCAGTTTAAAGGAGATATTAAAGCGTACTTGCTTTATCTCAAGCAGAAGTATGGAACATAA
- a CDS encoding DUF3108 domain-containing protein: protein MKKSITLIMVCFVLIMTSSSGQDHYRYIENESFGTGEVLKFRVHWKFVNAAEAVMQISDTHYNINGRPCYKIDIHGTTTGLVDVMYRVRDNWGAYVDTASILPQVAYRYMEENKYRKNEMINFNHSKDVATVLRLDKETRKLKEKEKFEVPDNILDIVGGYYFLRTIDYSQYKKGDVIKVSGFFDDKVYDINVKFLGREELKTKLGTFNTIVIAPVIPENEFFSGGEPVRAWISDDQNKVPLKIQAELGIGALEIDIKEMKNLRN from the coding sequence ATGAAGAAGTCTATTACCTTGATAATGGTATGCTTTGTACTTATCATGACCTCCTCTTCAGGGCAGGACCACTACCGCTATATAGAAAATGAGAGTTTTGGGACAGGTGAGGTACTTAAATTCAGAGTACATTGGAAGTTTGTAAATGCCGCTGAGGCAGTCATGCAGATTAGCGATACCCACTATAATATAAATGGAAGACCTTGTTATAAAATTGATATCCACGGTACGACTACCGGTCTGGTAGATGTGATGTATAGAGTGCGTGACAATTGGGGAGCTTACGTAGATACTGCTTCTATATTACCACAAGTAGCTTATCGGTATATGGAAGAAAATAAGTACCGCAAGAATGAAATGATCAACTTCAATCATTCCAAAGATGTGGCTACGGTGCTCCGTCTGGACAAGGAAACCCGCAAATTAAAAGAAAAAGAAAAGTTTGAAGTACCCGATAACATCCTGGATATCGTAGGAGGCTATTATTTCCTTCGTACAATTGATTATAGCCAATATAAGAAAGGAGATGTGATTAAAGTCAGTGGTTTTTTTGATGACAAAGTGTATGATATTAATGTCAAATTTCTTGGAAGAGAAGAATTAAAAACCAAATTAGGAACTTTCAACACTATTGTGATTGCACCGGTTATTCCTGAAAATGAATTTTTTAGTGGGGGTGAACCTGTGCGTGCCTGGATATCTGATGATCAGAACAAAGTGCCTTTAAAAATACAGGCAGAGTTAGGAATAGGAGCCTTAGAAATAGATATTAAGGAAATGAAAAATTTGCGAAATTAG
- a CDS encoding DUF4174 domain-containing protein, which translates to MKIINICLITILYNMTNNGVSQDIQIPSSYLWKSRVILVFSSDQNDFYQRQMDIFSANKAGLEERDIVIFSIKKQKVKGPDEKTYRKEEAEQLRKQYQVDSDTFSVVLIGKDGTEKLQQNELLSTNKLFAVVDAMPMRRSEMREEENNGN; encoded by the coding sequence ATGAAGATAATAAATATTTGCTTAATTACTATTCTTTACAACATGACCAATAATGGGGTATCACAAGATATTCAGATCCCAAGCTCTTATCTTTGGAAAAGCCGGGTTATTCTCGTTTTTTCATCAGACCAAAACGATTTTTATCAACGGCAGATGGATATATTTTCTGCAAATAAGGCTGGATTAGAGGAAAGAGATATTGTAATTTTTTCTATCAAAAAACAAAAAGTAAAAGGTCCTGACGAGAAAACGTATAGAAAAGAAGAGGCAGAACAGTTGAGAAAGCAGTATCAGGTGGACAGTGATACTTTTTCAGTAGTACTTATTGGTAAAGATGGTACTGAAAAGCTACAACAAAATGAACTCCTTTCTACTAATAAACTATTTGCTGTAGTGGATGCTATGCCTATGAGAAGGAGCGAAATGCGTGAAGAAGAGAATAATGGCAACTAA
- a CDS encoding GAF domain-containing protein, translating into MVILENVTTSTHQTKQQKYKLLLQQIRDIVSHEDDLIANFGNIAAVVHHTMGFDWTGFYLIKNGELVLGPFQGPAAVSRIPLGKGVCGTSYAKECTIIVDDVEQFAGYVPCSELDKSEISLPAFHKGEVALIFNINSHKMKNFDDTDKRYLEELMHLLEEIL; encoded by the coding sequence ATGGTTATTCTAGAAAATGTAACAACTTCCACCCACCAAACTAAGCAACAAAAGTATAAATTGTTACTTCAGCAGATTCGCGACATTGTCTCTCATGAAGATGACCTTATCGCTAATTTCGGAAACATTGCTGCTGTGGTACACCATACAATGGGTTTTGATTGGACAGGTTTCTACCTGATAAAAAATGGAGAATTAGTACTTGGTCCATTTCAGGGGCCTGCTGCGGTTTCTCGTATTCCACTAGGTAAAGGTGTTTGCGGTACATCTTATGCCAAAGAATGTACCATCATTGTAGATGATGTAGAGCAGTTTGCTGGTTATGTCCCCTGCTCAGAACTTGATAAGTCCGAAATCTCTCTGCCAGCCTTTCACAAAGGTGAAGTGGCTCTGATATTTAATATCAATAGCCATAAGATGAAAAACTTTGATGATACCGATAAGCGATATCTTGAAGAACTCATGCACCTGCTTGAAGAGATTTTATAA
- the fabG gene encoding 3-oxoacyl-[acyl-carrier-protein] reductase — protein sequence MKLLSGKNALITGASKGIGKAVAIKFAEQGANVAFTYLSSVEQGEALENELKTLGVNAKGYRSDASDFAAADKLINDVVADFGSLDVLVNNAGITKDNLLMRINEEMWDTVINVNLKSVFNTVKAATRTFMKQKSGSIINMTSVVGLKGNAGQANYAASKAGIIGFTKSVALELGSRNIRSNAIAPGFIETEMTAKLDEKTVQSWREGIPLKRGGAPEDVADCAVFLASDMSAYMTGQVLQVDGGMLT from the coding sequence ATGAAACTGTTATCAGGAAAAAACGCACTTATTACCGGTGCTTCAAAAGGTATTGGAAAAGCAGTAGCAATAAAGTTTGCCGAGCAGGGGGCTAATGTAGCTTTTACCTATCTCTCAAGTGTAGAGCAGGGCGAGGCACTTGAAAATGAGCTAAAGACATTGGGAGTGAATGCAAAAGGCTACCGATCAGATGCTTCTGATTTTGCCGCTGCAGACAAGTTGATCAACGATGTAGTGGCTGATTTTGGTTCTTTGGATGTATTGGTAAACAATGCCGGAATTACCAAAGATAATCTACTCATGCGCATAAATGAAGAAATGTGGGATACTGTAATCAATGTAAATCTTAAGTCTGTTTTTAATACTGTAAAAGCGGCCACACGAACATTTATGAAACAAAAAAGTGGCTCTATCATTAACATGACATCGGTAGTGGGGCTCAAAGGAAATGCCGGTCAAGCCAATTACGCAGCATCCAAAGCAGGTATTATTGGCTTCACCAAATCTGTAGCCCTTGAGTTGGGTTCAAGAAATATTCGTTCTAACGCCATTGCTCCGGGATTTATAGAAACTGAAATGACTGCCAAACTGGATGAAAAAACTGTCCAGAGCTGGCGTGAAGGTATTCCGTTAAAGAGAGGGGGTGCGCCTGAAGATGTAGCAGACTGTGCAGTCTTTTTAGCTTCTGATATGTCGGCTTATATGACCGGACAGGTGCTGCAGGTAGATGGAGGGATGCTCACCTAA
- the hflX gene encoding GTPase HflX has translation MIETFSTAKKKETAVLVALINQSQSEHKVKEYLDELAFLAETSGAITKKKFTQRMDKPDVAYFVGKGKLEEIQIYVEANDIDMVIFDDDLSPSQVRNVENKLKCKILDRSLLILNIFSIRAKTAQAKAQVELAQYQYLLPRLTKMWSHLSKQKGGIGMRGPGEKELETDRRIVRDKIALFNKKLEKIDQQNATRRKARQQVVRVALVGYTNVGKSTLMRLLSKSEVFAEDKLFATVDSTVRKVVIGRIPFLLTDTVGFIRKLPHALIECFKSTLDEIREADVLLHVVDASHPSFEEQISVVNSTLTEIGISDKPTLLVFNKVDKLMKEEDRVNGHDITENGQPDDDEVEIDYHPPLTLEQLEATYMGKESEDAIFISAVDKLNIDKLRQAIYDKVADKYFTIYPNYVDDGMY, from the coding sequence ATGATAGAAACATTCTCAACTGCCAAAAAGAAAGAAACGGCTGTACTGGTGGCACTGATAAATCAATCTCAATCTGAGCACAAGGTGAAAGAGTACTTGGATGAGTTGGCCTTTTTAGCGGAAACTTCAGGTGCTATTACTAAAAAGAAATTTACCCAGAGGATGGATAAGCCTGATGTGGCTTACTTCGTAGGAAAAGGAAAGTTAGAAGAGATTCAAATCTATGTGGAGGCTAATGACATAGATATGGTCATTTTTGATGATGATCTTTCTCCTTCACAGGTACGTAATGTCGAAAATAAGCTTAAGTGTAAAATACTGGATAGAAGTCTGCTTATCCTGAATATATTCTCTATACGTGCTAAGACCGCCCAGGCAAAAGCGCAGGTAGAGTTAGCACAATATCAATATCTGTTGCCTCGCCTGACCAAGATGTGGTCTCACCTTTCCAAGCAGAAGGGGGGTATTGGTATGAGAGGACCCGGTGAGAAGGAATTGGAAACTGACCGTCGTATCGTACGGGATAAAATTGCGCTTTTCAATAAAAAACTAGAAAAAATAGACCAGCAAAATGCTACACGCCGCAAAGCCAGGCAACAGGTGGTAAGAGTAGCTTTAGTAGGTTATACCAACGTAGGTAAATCTACCCTGATGCGTTTGCTGTCCAAATCTGAGGTATTTGCTGAAGACAAATTATTTGCTACTGTAGATTCCACAGTCCGTAAAGTGGTGATTGGCAGAATTCCATTTTTACTAACAGATACTGTAGGATTTATCAGAAAACTCCCTCATGCTCTGATTGAGTGCTTTAAATCTACATTGGATGAGATACGCGAGGCAGATGTGCTGCTACATGTAGTAGATGCATCTCACCCTTCATTTGAGGAGCAGATCAGCGTAGTCAACAGTACACTTACCGAGATTGGCATAAGCGACAAACCTACGCTTCTGGTATTTAACAAGGTGGATAAGCTGATGAAAGAAGAAGATAGAGTGAATGGACATGATATAACAGAAAATGGCCAGCCAGATGATGATGAAGTAGAAATTGATTATCATCCTCCGCTAACACTAGAGCAACTGGAAGCCACTTATATGGGGAAAGAGAGTGAAGATGCTATTTTTATCTCAGCAGTAGATAAACTCAATATTGATAAGCTAAGGCAAGCGATTTATGACAAAGTAGCTGATAAATACTTCACCATCTATCCTAATTATGTTGACGATGGTATGTATTAG
- a CDS encoding SH3 domain-containing protein: protein MKIQNQFRKIILLFELLIFSIICGGKIYAQEASATHLKQADSLFAIQQYTESFKFYDEVYSKANMVSPAMLLKMAFIQEGLGEYSEALYYLSEYYLMTSDDAAVEKIATLSKEHNLRGYEFTDFDLIQSFVKKNQYIFIYILLATALAGLTYFIFRGKKHAEKPYGFGISYVLLLGLLFYLTNFSLTPNHAIITESNTYIMTAPSAGAEVIRISDKGHRVKVAGQEDVWTKIEWNGEAAFIRQDNLRLLKQ, encoded by the coding sequence ATGAAAATCCAAAACCAATTCAGAAAAATTATTCTCCTTTTTGAACTGCTAATTTTTAGCATCATCTGTGGAGGTAAAATCTATGCCCAGGAAGCATCAGCAACTCATTTGAAACAGGCAGATTCTTTGTTTGCCATCCAACAATATACTGAATCATTCAAGTTCTATGATGAAGTGTATAGCAAAGCCAATATGGTCTCTCCTGCGATGCTCTTGAAGATGGCTTTTATCCAAGAGGGTTTGGGAGAGTATAGTGAAGCACTATATTATCTGAGTGAATATTATCTGATGACTTCCGACGATGCTGCGGTAGAAAAAATTGCTACACTTTCAAAAGAGCATAATTTACGTGGTTATGAATTTACTGACTTTGATCTTATTCAAAGCTTTGTTAAAAAGAACCAGTACATTTTTATCTACATCTTACTGGCAACAGCACTTGCCGGACTCACTTATTTTATTTTTCGAGGGAAAAAGCATGCGGAAAAGCCTTACGGATTTGGAATTTCTTATGTTCTTCTGCTAGGCCTGTTGTTTTACCTTACTAACTTTTCATTGACTCCGAATCACGCAATCATTACTGAGAGTAACACCTATATCATGACAGCCCCTTCTGCCGGTGCCGAAGTAATTAGGATAAGCGATAAGGGCCATAGAGTGAAAGTGGCAGGGCAAGAGGATGTGTGGACAAAGATTGAGTGGAATGGAGAGGCTGCCTTTATCAGGCAAGATAACCTACGCTTGCTCAAACAGTAA
- a CDS encoding site-specific integrase — protein sequence MRLCFWLAGSKLNGSGLAPIYAKITVQGKKPVNLSTGIFIKPESWQAGGNGFVKGNDKLAAAYNEKLVNIRAEIQGIYNDLERRGQTINAKIIKDIYTGAILSSVSLKVAMFRYIGERKKEQLTKGTIKTMEIRCKNVIKYLNWINDLDRQLVEVNVPFLSNLENYLRVEIRHSQSHVNKIIRFVKTVLHFAVRKEWIEYNPLSSYRCQKLSHKKKVYLSAYELELIKNHKFASWRLQKIAHLFLFQCYTGFAYIELMNFNQSWIRPGVDGKLWIFASRQKVEESSCRIPFFKATQEALEKLGGQIEQISNGKYNAYLKEIAVICGIEKNITSHVARKTFGNLLLDQNVSLEVVSSMYGHSSTKTTLSYYVDISEKRIANETSNINL from the coding sequence ATGAGACTCTGCTTTTGGCTTGCAGGAAGCAAGCTGAACGGTAGCGGCCTGGCACCGATATACGCCAAAATTACCGTTCAAGGTAAAAAACCTGTAAACCTCTCTACCGGAATATTCATCAAGCCTGAAAGTTGGCAGGCCGGAGGTAATGGGTTTGTTAAAGGCAATGATAAACTAGCTGCTGCCTATAATGAAAAGTTAGTTAACATCAGAGCTGAAATTCAGGGCATTTACAATGACCTGGAAAGGAGGGGACAGACGATAAATGCCAAAATCATCAAAGACATTTACACGGGTGCTATTCTTAGTTCAGTTAGCCTAAAGGTAGCTATGTTCCGCTACATAGGGGAACGAAAAAAAGAGCAGCTTACTAAGGGTACTATCAAAACGATGGAGATCCGTTGTAAAAACGTGATTAAATATCTCAATTGGATCAATGACCTCGACAGGCAATTAGTAGAAGTTAATGTTCCTTTTTTATCTAACCTGGAGAATTATCTAAGGGTAGAGATAAGACACTCTCAAAGCCATGTAAACAAGATTATTAGGTTTGTTAAGACTGTGTTGCATTTTGCTGTACGTAAAGAGTGGATAGAATATAATCCACTTAGTTCATATCGTTGTCAAAAGCTAAGTCATAAAAAGAAAGTTTATCTTTCTGCCTATGAGTTAGAGCTTATTAAGAATCATAAGTTTGCCAGTTGGAGACTTCAAAAAATAGCCCATCTATTTTTGTTTCAGTGTTATACTGGCTTTGCTTACATAGAGCTTATGAATTTCAATCAATCGTGGATAAGACCAGGAGTAGATGGTAAGTTGTGGATATTTGCAAGCCGTCAAAAGGTGGAGGAAAGTTCATGTAGAATTCCTTTTTTCAAAGCTACCCAAGAAGCATTAGAGAAATTAGGAGGGCAGATTGAACAAATATCCAATGGAAAATACAATGCCTACCTGAAGGAAATTGCTGTTATCTGCGGAATAGAGAAAAATATAACTTCTCATGTGGCTAGAAAAACATTTGGCAATTTACTTCTTGATCAAAACGTAAGCTTGGAAGTGGTGAGTAGTATGTACGGACATAGTAGTACGAAAACAACATTATCATATTACGTTGATATTTCTGAAAAGAGGATTGCCAACGAGACCTCAAATATTAATCTATAA
- a CDS encoding type II toxin-antitoxin system HicA family toxin, whose protein sequence is MKCSELFRILKKDGWYPISQKGSHVKMQHPTKKGIIIFPNHGSQEVGKGLEKKILKDAGLK, encoded by the coding sequence ATGAAGTGCTCAGAGTTGTTCCGTATCCTAAAAAAAGATGGATGGTATCCCATATCTCAAAAGGGTTCTCATGTGAAGATGCAGCATCCTACAAAAAAAGGGATCATTATTTTTCCTAATCATGGTAGCCAGGAAGTAGGTAAAGGACTAGAAAAAAAGATATTAAAAGACGCAGGTTTAAAATGA
- a CDS encoding helix-turn-helix domain-containing protein translates to MKKLRKKIPVTVEKTNTGYSAYANDYSIYTTGKTVADLLNHTVEAVNLYFEEEGLFADASNIQFMIDWQHFFQDYKIINAKLLAERIGLNASLLSQYAQGKKKPSPKQQQKILEGIHQIGQELAEMNLIIR, encoded by the coding sequence ATGAAGAAACTAAGAAAAAAAATACCGGTAACCGTTGAGAAGACAAATACCGGCTATTCAGCTTACGCAAATGATTATTCCATTTATACTACTGGAAAAACAGTAGCTGATCTGCTTAACCATACTGTTGAAGCTGTTAACTTATATTTTGAAGAAGAAGGTTTGTTTGCTGATGCCTCCAATATTCAGTTTATGATAGATTGGCAGCACTTCTTCCAGGACTATAAAATCATCAATGCCAAATTACTTGCCGAACGAATTGGTTTAAATGCTTCTCTCCTTTCTCAGTATGCCCAGGGAAAGAAAAAGCCTTCTCCCAAGCAGCAACAAAAGATTCTGGAAGGTATTCATCAAATTGGGCAGGAATTGGCTGAAATGAACCTGATAATAAGATGA
- a CDS encoding toxin-antitoxin system YwqK family antitoxin, producing MKKELFIFLAIIAFPSFLQAQIEVDFKFFDSCQDSVILLNYELYGGDTTILSTKNIATVNSKGYYSLSVAIERNGLTCYKDYLLMINDNYRADTLYLNKLTLCNNGTLHAEDNYYYNCGKKCEGVKIEKDETQTVRTRGKFVNGWPVGKLRYYDEKGYLTATEIHRNGKLIKIR from the coding sequence ATGAAAAAAGAATTATTCATCTTTCTAGCAATAATTGCGTTTCCATCTTTTCTACAAGCACAAATAGAAGTGGATTTTAAATTTTTTGACAGTTGTCAAGACTCAGTAATATTACTGAATTATGAACTCTACGGCGGTGATACAACAATATTGAGTACAAAAAATATTGCTACAGTAAATTCAAAAGGATATTACTCATTGTCAGTGGCAATTGAAAGAAACGGATTGACTTGCTACAAAGATTATCTGTTGATGATTAATGATAATTATCGGGCTGATACGTTGTATTTAAATAAATTAACCCTTTGTAACAACGGAACTCTTCATGCTGAGGACAATTATTACTACAACTGCGGTAAAAAATGTGAAGGAGTCAAAATTGAAAAAGATGAGACACAAACTGTAAGGACAAGAGGAAAATTTGTGAATGGTTGGCCAGTGGGAAAATTGCGTTACTACGATGAAAAAGGATATTTGACAGCCACAGAGATTCATAGAAATGGAAAACTTATAAAAATTAGATAA